The nucleotide window ccacttgagctatggaaaAATTTGAATACATAACTTCTCATGGAAACACGAAACAGATAATATGacttcaaagtttttttttttttttctctttaatttATAAGTTATGGAGCTATCCTAAAATCATTGAGAATTGCTACTATGAAAGCTAAATATGTAGCTTCTCACAAAGTCAAGAATCAGACGTTATggttttaaagttttttttttttacttttaatttATAAGTTGTGGAACTAATCCCAAAATCATTGAGAATTTTATGTGACAATTCAGCAAGAGTTAACTTCTCGAATAACAATAATCAATCATTTAAGTCAAAGCATATTAACATAAATTATCTTATTGAGAAGGAAATGATATAAAATTGTCAGTATCTATAGAACTCATCGGCACAAGGTAGATAATAGATAATCCACGAAGGGTCTTCTTATTAGGCTATTTAAGGAGGTTGTGATTTCTATGAGAGTTATTGATCTCATAAATGCAGTTGAGTACTAGAAATTTGGTTTGATCCACTTTATATACAAACATCTAGAGATCTCATTTATTTATTAATgataattatattatataattacaTCTTATTTAGTGTGTACATTTATTATAATTAAGTAAGCAGATTTTTTATCTCATTGGAGACATAGTACTCTTTATAGAGAGTATAAGATCACTTGGAGATATGTACATGTGATTGAATTAAGCATGTAATCTTTGTACCATACTTTCATATTTTTAAGTTGCATCGTTGAGATTACTGATATTATTGGCACATTGTTGAGAATTTGATCATGATTTTAAATTTTTGTTGTACTCATTGGAAAGTTTAAAATAAAagcattcatttttttatttttttaaaatttttaaagtcGACTAATGTGGCTTAAGTAGGTGAATATAATACTTCTATTatgtcaacggtttggatgacccgACTTCAATTAACATTTTGATTGAGCATACCACCGGACCCTTGATGTTTCTTAATAAATTATGTATCTAGACTACAAAATAATGATCATGAGTTTGGATGGTCCGATGTATCCACAACATTTCCAAAAGACATTCATTCTTACATTGTGAAGACTCCTGGAGGCGGGAGGTGTAGTAGTTGTAATACATAGGACTACTCGTGCCTTCTTTCttataaataaaattattattttttataaataaagtTTTGGTCTTCTCACTCACACATATATATAGAAAATTTCTTTTCTCATCTTAGGTTTTTAAAAGAATATGAAATGTGGAAGATCAAGTTTCAAGTTTTtatctccatatatatatatagcgaaaTGCTCTGCTACCCACTAGTTCTCACGAAaactttttaagaactcatcatgCATGATGTGAGTTCAAAATTTGAACCGTCAACGTGATGGAGCACCCAGGAAACCCTcgtggcccaacttttactttgatccaaaacttcggtgggctaTAGAAAAGGAAAacagtttccttccttgatttgcatctctcttttctatggctcACCAGAGTTTTAGGTAAGGATGAAGATTAGTCCCAGTGGTTTCATGAGATGCCACATCagatggaccgttcggattagacacccatgacacatgtgcaacgATGCGCACGTGCCTGCAtgccacactctctctctctctctctctctctctctctctctctctctctctctctctctatctctctctatatatatatatatatatatatatatatatatatatatagacgttACTTCCATGTACAAATAATATCCATGGTTTCATGCACATTGCATTCCTCTACTCCGCAAACTAAGTTAGCTTTAATCCGAATCTATTTAGTAGATAAGAGACGCAAAGATGTACATTTTTTCAGGATCTTAATTAGGCTTAGGTCGTCAAAGGATTAGAGCATGCCGAATCCGGATCTTCTACTTGCCACAAACAGAAAATTCATGTTTTCTTTTGCATCCTAATTGGTCCATGTCATCACTAACATTGGTCCATGTCTTCAGCGACATTGTTTGCActactgcattaaatgcagtgtgaTGATATAACCCAATTGAATTGCAACAACAAAGAGATTTCTGTTTTGTGGCAAGGAGAGGATCAGGGTTCGGATATGCCATTCTAAGTAAGTAGTAGACAGAAAACAAAAGGATCTGCCATTCCACATCGGATTTCCTACCTGATCACCTTACACATGTATCACCCATCCCATCCACTACAGATTGCCTGCACTACATATAACTCTCATCCGACCTATTCATCTCGTGGGCCTCCCAAAAAATGATCAATTCATCCCCACCAACTGCGGAGAAAATTCAGCAATCTTGGCATGTCCACAGCTATCAAGCGTGTGAAAATCTCCAATTTTGACTTCCATGGCACatgcacggtgtggcccaccagataaacggcatggatctTATGAAAACATGCAGAAACACACAAAAATACCATCGTGTTATTACTTATGACAAGAGTGCCAAAGAGTACCATTCAAGATTACAAAACTAAACGTAGACTTTGCTGAAAATACCAGAAGTACCCTTTATAGAAAAATATCATAAATCAGTGAGATGGAGGGTTGACATGGCTTCCCATGCGGACTACAATACCATCAATGTCCCGGACGTACCCTACTTTCTGTCCCCATTCCTTCGGCTCCGGTGCACTTACAGCAACTGCCCCATTCTCAATAGCCCTCTGAAAACAACACAAAATCCAAATCATTGTTTCTGATCAACCAGATTggaccaatcatcaggtgggccacaccatggaaaatgaTGTACAACTACGAAGCCTTCaagttgtgggccacaccatggaaaatgaTGTACCTCTATGAAGCCTTCAAGTTGTGGTCCATACATGTGATTGGCCCAATTTATAATTGTCAGGCAACCGtgctggacgggttggatgccacCCAGCGGCCTATACTGAATTAGATCAGCTTATTTTTGAGCATTCCATCATCACAGTGAGGTGCACCTGGTGGGGTTGGATGGCGCACACACCAGGTGGCGGACCCAACTACCCCATGTGATCATCCCCCATTTGGATGAAGTGGATTGCAAGGCTTCAAGTCCCACCATAAAAGCCTTAACCCGCCAAACAAGACACAAGCCTAACCTAATACAGTTCCCATATTTTGGTAAATCTTCTTACAATATTATTTTACTAGTATCCAATGCGCACATCGGCGGCAATGGGCCTGCTAAGACCAGGTTGGGTTAGCCCTGGTCCTATCCTGATCCGACCGTGGCCCTAATAAAGGTAAAAGGGCCAGGACCCTTAGACCCGGACCCAATTAGGTTAAAAGGGCCTTTATTAATGGCCCCCATCCTAGCCTCAGTCCTAGCCCCAGTGATGCCCAAAGTTGAAATAGGCCAGGGGTAGTAATAGGCTCAGCTAGGATTAGACTGGGGTTAGCCCTATGCCGGGTTAACCCTAGTTTGATCCTAGCTGGCCTTGGCCCTGGCCTAGCCCTAATTAAGATGGGGCTGGGGTTAGCCCTATGCTAGGTTAACCCTAGTTTGATCCTAGGTGACCATGGCCCTAATTAGGATTGGGCTAGGTTAGCCCTATGCTGGGTTAACCCTAATTTGATCATGGCCGGCCTTGGCCTAATTAGGATTGGATTGGGGTTAGCCCTAGTTTATCATGACCTGGCCCTAGCCCCAATCAAGCTAAAAGGGCTGATGGCCGAGGCCATTTTTTATTGGCCCTAGCCTAGCCTGTCCTAAACATAAACACTAGCTCTCTGGCCTAGTTTATGGGCCCAGCCCTTTCCGTACAGGGCTGGACCATAAGGTGGAGCAGGTGGACTGGGATTAGCCCTAGTCTATCTTGACCTGGTCTTAGCCCTAGTCAGGTTTATTGGCCCTAGCCAAGTCCGTCCCAAACACAGGCCTAGATTTCAATAGGGGCATGGCCTGGCTAAGGTTATGAGCCGGAGCCCCTTGCCCTACGTGGCTGGACCGCTGGGCGGAGCAGGGCAGCTAGCCCTATTGCCTAGGGCCCTGCAAGGACAACAGTCTCATGAAGGTGCATCAGTACACTGACAGAGTTTATATTATGGCCtcttatgttagttttgcaccgttTTGAAAAATGATGGGGCTGACTAGGCTGTCAACTGGCCGGGCCTGGGGTAGGtattggcctggattttgaactgtttcgggctgggcctattcaaagTTCTAATTTTTTCGAGCCGAGCCCGGCCCATTAAAGGCCCTAGTGGTGACCCTCCAAGTATACGTAATCGTACACCTGACCaatcatctaaaccatccaaattgctgaTCCAACTGGTAATGTACACCAGACGaaatcatccaaaccgtccaaacaaACGACCCAATCAGGTATGGAGCACAGCCCAAAAAATACAACCATCTGAGTTTTCCCTTCCCTTCCCTTCCAACTCAGACCCACTCTATCGTTttactttcaaccatccatttcatagCCATTTGGAATAGTTGGGATTGCTAGATCAGTCTGATTTTGGACATACGTTCCATTCACAATGGGGACCCACAACTTGGATGGTCCGAATAGCTATAGATCAGTGCTGCACACAAGGAGGATCAGCCACTGTTTTAAATGGTCCAAAGATAGTACAAGTTGGTGTCTGGGCCATTTTAAGATAATatcaaaatgaccaaaatacacTTTAAAAACTTGTGTCGATCCACATTCATGTCATGGTATTGCATCCTAATTTAcaaataaaatcattatttttataaattaacaaagaaagaaaaaaaaaagaagctaaccTTATATGCAGCATCGACATCTTCATACACGAAGCAGACCTCAACAGGTGCCCGCTCTACTTTCGATTTCGGTTATGTCGTTGGTCTCGTGCTGGTGTAGTGGTGTGAACGCTATCGTCGTTGGCCCGCTCTCGAGTTCACCCCATCTAAAAAAATGGCCATTGATTTTCAACCAATTTCAAGATCGTGAATACCATGTTGTCTGTTGGCTTCAATTTATACATGAAACAAGGGTTTTGATGGATTGATCAAGTGAGCCTGGATTATAAGTATTAGTCTTTGGGCAATTTTGGACAAGTTcagttagaggtgtacatgatccaagctagctcggttagctcgctcgactcgactcaaaa belongs to Magnolia sinica isolate HGM2019 chromosome 8, MsV1, whole genome shotgun sequence and includes:
- the LOC131252951 gene encoding LOW QUALITY PROTEIN: uncharacterized protein LOC131252951 (The sequence of the model RefSeq protein was modified relative to this genomic sequence to represent the inferred CDS: inserted 2 bases in 1 codon), which codes for MADLSPKFAYTVVYVKDVQKSVDFYAKAFGYNVRRLDQSHRWGELESGPTTIAFTPLHQHETNDITXKSKVERAPVEVCFVYEDVDAAYKRAIENGAVAVSAPEPKEWGQKVGYVRDIDGIVVRMGSHVNPPSH